A window of Pleuronectes platessa chromosome 20, fPlePla1.1, whole genome shotgun sequence genomic DNA:
TAGAAACCAGTTTCACGGTATTCTCTCCATCTGCAGTTTATGCATCAGGCACAGTTGTTTCCAAAAGAGAGCGGCTGATTGAGGAGCAGAGCCTTTCACTGAGCGCCCTCAGCCAAAGATGCAAATCTGTCGTGAGCTTTCAGGAGCTCTATGGGTATTTGTCTCAAGGTGGCTTTCAGTATGGAGATGTCTTCAAGAATGAGGGGAATGTGCACTATGGAGAAGATCTCAAGGAGGCTTTTGCTGTTGTAAAAGTTCCAGAGGAACTTCGATCGCAGTTGTATGACTACTGCATCCACCCTGTTGTGTTGGATTTTTTTATGCAGCTTCTCCCAGTCACAGTTGAACAAAGCTTTGCTGGGAGACCAGGCTTTCCTGCCAAAATCGGAAGTTTGACCGTGTTTGAACCTTTGCAGGAGGAGATGATTGTGTATTTGAGAGCAGTCGATGTGGGTAGTGATTACTTTGATGTTTGTGGCTGTTTTACAGACAGAGAAGGTAGAGTGTTGGTTGAGGCTAAACAAGTGACAATCAAGTATCTTGGGAGTCAGTCTCATGTGGTTGAGGACTACTTCTACCATAACTCCTTCAGTGTCATCCCTGACATTatcccatctgctcctcctcccaaGGCCCTGGTCTTCTGCGATGACATGGGGATCTCTAAAGGCCTGCAGTCACATTTGGACCCCAAATCTCAGTACATATCAGTTACACATGCAAAGGATATTTTGAGCAATggcttctcttctctctttgcaAAATTCAAAATCAAAAATAAGAAGGAAAGGTTTGATGAGGTCTTGTTTCTGTGGGGCCAAGAAGACCTCACTTCACAGACCGCTGATGTTGCACTACAGAAAGTGGTGAGCTGCTGTGAGATTTTCCGTCAAATCATCCTTGAGCTTAAGCGACTTCACTTTCCAGCCTCTATTAGAGCAGTAACCTACCGTTCATCTGACGTCACAGTAGACCACGTCAATCCAGGTTTTGCCATCGTTGGTATGACCAGATCATTTGCTGCAGAGATACCAGAGCTTTCATTTCAACTCATTGACATAGATACTGTCTCCGCTAAGGGCATTGCAACTCTGTCTGAGGTCATTCGATCATATCCTTGTAGCAAGAACCCAGAGTTGGTGGTAAAAGATGGGCGGATTATGAAACCTTCCATTGTCCATACTCCCCCTGAAGTCGTTGACAGTTCAGGATCCAGTTTTACTTCAACAATGTCCGAGCATTTCAtccttcaaacagctgatgcacATGAGATTACTCAAGTGAGTGCCATTCACTTTGATGAGGGGGACCTGCCAATCAGTGACACATCAGTTGAAATCCGTCCCAGCACGATTTGTGTCCATTCATCTGATTTCTTCCCCGTCAGTGCTACACACTTGAAATTTGGTCAGACATTGTACTGGGATAAACATTCCTCCCAAAGTCACAAGCTGCTGGCTCTTGATTTCAACGGTACTGTTACCGCAGTTGGAAAAGATGTGAGAAAACTGAAGGTGGGAGATCACGTTGCTTCCTGCTATCCTGTGGTGGCAGCCAGCAAGGTCCAGGTCCCAGAGCATGTGTGCTACAGCACAAAACGATTCCCATTCCTCCAAAAAACACCTTGTGTTTCCTACTATGTGCTGGCATGGGAGATTCTGCAACGAGCCTTACCCAGAGCTAAACATCATCTAGGAATCATATCCCCTGTTCCTGACTCAGCTCTGACCAAAGTCTTGGCACTTACCTCCTCACAATCTGGCTGGAATGTGATTATTGGAACGCAGTGTAATGGTTCTTTTGTAGATGTCAAACAAATTGATGCATTTGTCATCCTGCCCCCACTTGACAAATCCTTGATTGACAAGATTTGCAGTTTTCCAAGGGTCAAACATGTCGTCATCATCTGTGAATCTGAGACGCAATGTTTGCTTGCTAGGAACATGTTCCACGGTGTGAAGGAAAGTGTTCATGTGCAGACGATTCTGATACCAGCCATTTTGCAAAGGGGATCTTTGAGTGCCCAAAGGCCACATATTTATCACTGGCTCAAATCCTTGAAGTTGAGCAGGAAATTTCCTGTTGAAAACTTCACCTTTCAGAATGTGAAGTCTGACAGCGTCGACACTTTCCATCCTCAGGAACCAGAGTCATACTTCCGCTCAAAGAAACTGGCTGTTGTGGCTCTGCAAAAAGACGAAGGCAGCGTTCTGTCGGAGATCCCAGTGCTATCAACTAAAAAGCTGCTATTCCAAAAGGGGGGGTTGTACATAGTGACAGGTGGTCTTACTGGTCTGGGCTTTGAAACTGTCAAGTTCATCTCACAAAGAGGGGCAGGATATGTTGTCATACTCTCCCGGAGCAAGCCCACACCAGATCTGCAGACAGACATACACAACATAGAGAATCAGTGTGGAAACTGCATCACGAGCATGGAGTGTgatgtgtctgtctctgagcATGTCCACAGGGTTGTTAGTGCCATTGGCCAGAAGTTCCCTGGTTGTCCAGTTAGAGGAGTGTTCCACAGCGCCGTGGTTCTGCACGATGGGCTGATTGAGACCCTTGACAGATCTCTGTATGAGAAAgttctcaagccaaaagtaaaggGTGTATTAAATTTGCACCATGCAACGCTAAAGTGCCAGTTACACTATTTTGTGTGTTACTCCTCCATCTCTGCTTTTCTGGGAAATGCATCACAGACAAACTATGCAGCAGCCAACACGTTCCTCGACATGTTCTGTCATTACAGGCGCAATCTTGGGCTGCCTGGACAGTCCATCAACTGGGGAGCGCTCAACCTTGGCCTCCTCTTGAACAAGGACCATTTCCAGCAATTTCTGGAGGCAAAGGGGATGATGGTGATGGATGTAGCTGAAATTCATAGAAGCTTAGAGCAGTGCCTTGTGCTCGATAAACCCCAACAGGTTATTTGCAGGTTTCACTTCAGAAACCTCAGGTTCAACATCCTCTCTCAAAATGCATCAATGACTATGCGCCTGTCCGCAATAGTTGAAGAGGCTTTGcaaaaatccaaagaaacagaTATTCAAGCCACACAAGCCGAAAGTATCTCCCCCAAAGAGTTCGccatctctctcctcacccAGACCATCGGCGTTGATCCCAGTGAGTTGAAAGACGACTCACTTCTCTCGTCTTTGGGCGTCGACTCCATGCAGGCCATGACTCTGCAGAACCTGATCTTCCAGGCGAAAGGAGTGAACATACCTCTGGTGAATCTGTTGGACCCCAACGCCACAGTATCAACGGTGGTAGCTCTGCTGAGTGAGGGAACtgaaagtgaaaatgtcagTGTTGGGGCAGTGACGAAGAACTCCACTAACGAAATGGAGGATCTTTCAACCAGATTGTAAAGATGACAAAAGCATTTAAAggatatgtaaatatgtatgcAGAAAGATGTATTGTTTATTTCAGCAGATGGTGTATAGTTGTAATTTTAATCCAGTAGCATAATTGTGTTTAAAGCAGGTATCATATTTATTGAGcttttatttgccttttattttgaaattgtattttgaaaaggattACATTGTTTTAACCATATACAATATTTTACCCACTTTTCCGCAGATGTGGCCCATTTTGATTTCGAATAattatgcattttttatttaattttgtgaaaatatgAACAGCATTTAAAACAAACTCCACAATGTAATGTATTGAGAAATCTCCAACTGATGTTGAGTGTGAACATAAGTTTTTGTTATTTCATTCAAATGGGACCTTTTCAAGTCTGTGATGGGGGGACTGACATCAACCTACTTCCGCCTGTTTTACAATCACTCGACAAGTCATGGTCAATTGTAATAGCTAATTATCAACTTTATAATGGTGAAGGAAATAAAAGCATGTGTATTCTGGCACGTCCCGTATATGATTACTTGGCAAGCGATTATGATTACTGAGCCTTTTGCTATTAGaattaataatttattaaatcATACTGTCAGGATGCACACAATGCAATTTTGAACCCAAAAGCACGACACTAAAGCAGTGTTAGGAATAGCAAGAGTTCTTGTTTAATGGATAATCAGGGGTCCAAAGCCAGGCAGACAGTCAGggaaagcaaacaaatctgataGGAAGCAGGCAAAACAGGAATCCAGGTTCAAGAAGACAGGTCAATGAATCAACAGAGGAAAGGAGCCGGTATACATACTGGGTGACTAATGACTGATGGAAAGCAGGTGAGTCTTGGGGTGGGGCCGGTAATGGGATCCATGGAACAGGGTGATGCAGAGCAGGGGGGAGTGGCTGAATTCTGAAATGACATGAGAATTAGTACATGCAAAAAATAAGATGAGACAATGAAAATGTTAAGAGCTGACTGAAGTTGTGAcatatacaaaaaaagaaattgtttcCATGGAGTAGATTTCTGCCACAAGGAAAGACATATAAAATGAGAGCAGATACAAAAATCTATAATAAAAGCCTTTACACtactgtttttaataaaagcaaAGTTACGttacaattaaataatttattaatcCTCTAAATCAAGAAAGGATTTGACTATTCTGAGGTGTTTTTGCCATATTAATATTTGGAATGGACACTAAAGTAGAATTGACATCACAACTAACTTTAATGGTTATTGTTGGAGTTCATGACACTTAATAATAaatgtctttgttgtttttatgacaaaataaatGAGGCTGCAAAATTCTCTTCTTACTTGATaaggttgttttatttacagataTTATTTAATGGAGGTTACACAATCTCTCTCATACGTCAAAAGTGTAacttcaaagaaaaagaaaagcttcaCATTTTAGTTGTAAATCCTATTGTAGTGACATAGGCATTAAAAGTGAATTCACTGTGTGTCTTTTGGGCCACATGGGGCagtatattacattacatttcactaAGCTGacccttttatccaaagcgacttacaataactgcattcaaccatgagggaacaggcccagaacaacaagaatcaagaaagtacaattttttcaaaaaaacaaaactacaaagtgctatagaTATCAATGGAAAGAAAACTTGAAATTTAACCCAAAAATCTAAGTTTTATGTTCAACTTAACATCCTGATTGATTTATTGTTAGATGTGATGTTTTAACTGTGATAAACTGCAATGAAAGGAGACCTGAAATTACATCGACCCCATTGGATTAATTTACTTGTTAATCCCGGTGTTATCATTTGCAAGGCGCCATAACTGTGTGCACTGAAGTCCTTCATCTCCATGGTCACATAAACAATCATTAATCTTCAATAAAGACCCGGGGCTGACTATAAGAATCAGCTCGGGTCCGGCAGTGATAGCATCACTTGGGGGAAAAGGCAAAAGGTACGTATGTATGGGAGATCTGCTGCGTGACTAAACTGGACTAATTACAAACTCTCTCAGTATATGAACCACTTTTATTTCTGGATGTGAGACGCCTGCAGGGACGAGAGATGTTAACGTGACGGTGCACTAAAGATTTGTGATTTTCTCTCGCAAAcagagaagatggaggaagctgaggacgCAATCGCAGTGGTGGGCATTGGATGCAATTTTCCTGGAGGTaatgttttaaagaaacattttacaTCATAGAAAAATGTTATTCTGCATAATGGAACATTGATGTTTCCAAACAGGAGAAGGGCTTGACAATTTCTGGAAGGTTCTTGTTGATGGGAGAAACTGTTCTGTGCCAATTCCCAAAAAGAGGTTTGACTTGTCCGCCTGGTATGACCCCGACGAAAACAAAGCGGGGAAATCCTGCACTGCCAAGGCTGCTCTAATTGATGGGTAAGcgttaaaatctgaatatattAAGATTTCAAGGTTTATTTACTCTGTTTTGTGAGCATTTaggttttatatatattctataaCAGATTCTGTTACATATACTTTATAGTTTTATAGGGTTATCTTCTCATTAATATGATCGTTGAACCTATACGTGCTCAATCATGAAATAAAAGTGACAACTATAAATATGAGAAATTTTGTTAGAAGCtcctgataaaaaaataaaaaaataatgatgtTAAAAATCTGCTCTGGAACAGCTACAGATGTTGGTATTTTCCCGAAACAAACCAAGAAAAGTGTCTCAACAGCTTCTCTGTATCTTAAATCTCACATAAAGTAGATTTTCTCTTATTTTACTATTAAAATAAGTATCTCCTAAATTGATTCAGCGgtttcaatcttttcttttctccaggtTTAATgattttgaccacaagttcttCGGCATCAGCGACAGTGAAGTGGAACAAATGGATCCTCAGCAGAAGCAGCTCCTTCAGTGTGTTTACAGAGCTTTAGAAAACGCTGGGATTCCTATGGAGGAGGCCAGCGGCACCAACACAGGAGTGTTTCTAGGTaagataataaaacatttctagCTACTGCGTCTTATACTGTCTTCTAAAGATTTAAATCATATCTGCATGAAGTTACTGTTTGAACAAagttttaacaaaataaataacccATCCAGAAACTTCTAAACGATCAGAGAAACCTTTCGAGTTTCAAcaggtttaatttattttgattcAGGCCTAATGAACAGAGATTACGAAAAAAATGCTGCGCACGTGCATCCGAGTACGATCAACCACTGGACTGGATCTGGCCTCGCCATGAGCATCGCAGCAAACAGGGTCTCATACATCTTCAACTTCACTGGGCCGTCTCTGACCATAGACACCGCCTGCTCCTCGTCCCTCGTGGCTCTTCATCTCGCCTGTCAATCCATCAAACAAGGTGTGTATGAAAGACAGGTGGAACCAACTGGAATAACACTTCAGAAAACAACTACATACTTTTATTACAAagctgaaatgtgttttgtctTATCAGATGATTGTGACATGGCTTTGTGTGGAGGTGTGAACTGCATCTTTGAGCCAAGAGCGTTTGTCGCTCTCAGCAAGGCCAAGATGATTTCACCTGAAGGGACGagcagacctttctccagaacAGCAGACGGCTACGGTCGAGGGGAGGGCTGCGGGGTTGTTCTACTCAAACCACTGAAAAAGGTCAGAAAGATCACAACCCTGAGTTTAGTTAAGTTATTTCCTTCCTCAGGATTGTGTCTCATTCCCTGTTCTGAAAGTTTGTACTGACACGCTGGTCAAAGGCAAAACCAATAAAGCACTAAAGCAGATTCATGCTCATAATATTTAATGCAGATGGCTCGGTTCACAGGAATCAGTTAAACAGTGTCAGaggtataaaaaataaacagttaaaACGAtactggtcacacacacaagaacaggACTGAATGATGCTGTACTCAGCAGTAACAAGACAAACAACATATTCTAATTATTAACAACAGACCGTGTCAGATATAAGACCAGTGTCAGTTAATAACTATGTGACTACAGTTAAAGTTATATTAGTCTCTAACTTCCTGCTTACCCTGTTTTGTTTCAGTCATGCATATAAAGTTGAATCTGTGGGGCCCATATTCACTGTTGTGCACACGAAGGAGCAGATTGAGTCGTTGGCTAATTAATAATTATCATAAAAtgagattattaataaaaatgtataataacgGAGCACCACCCTGGTATTGTCGTTGCGTGGTcatttatcctaaatatgagaagaagaGCCGAACTCGGTTAGCAATGAAAGGTATGAACAGCAAAAACAATGGCCATCCAATACACTACCCCGGCACTCTAGCAGCGACGGGGCAGTCTCGAgtcgcatcaaacagccggcgtctgtattattttataacagtCCTTGGTCCTTCTTCTTGgcattggaataaggaagtgaccaGGAGCCACTCCCAGtcccgctcctcctctgatagttgcttGGCATAATGTTCTCTTCATGACAatcttgacacagctgatgccatgtgggccatTGCTGTTGTTGGAGAAAAGAATCTTATGTTCCTGCTACATCGGCTGTACGTTCTGCTTGTATAGAAATTCGAAACAactaaaccaaaacaacgaaacaacaatgtgacgcacacacattatAATGTCAAGATTACACACTAGGAGGGAaaagttattattaataatttgtttcAAGACATAATATCTGGCTAAAGTGTTCTTGTCTCCCCTCCTATCTTTATTCGTTAAGAGTTCAGTCAGACCCCGTTGGCTAAAATTTAAATTGCTAACAGTATCAGGGACCAATAATCAATCcgtaaaaataaaagttcaattaataatatcaatatgtaatattaatgattataaaATGAGCAGTGAAGGTTTAAGTCCAAGCACTGACAttcataatccagctgtattcacatacaaatgcacaaataatcactaACGCTagtactttaattacaaatagAATTTATAAAAAGTTAATAACAGTAATGCAAATCACTGAAAACTATCTCGACAAAATCCACTATACCACAAACATTAACCACACAAGCGACTATAACGATGGCAACACACATGTAACAccgctagtgtgtgtgtgtgtgtgtgtgtgtgtgtgtgtgtgtgtgtgcgtatgggtgagagagagagagcgagagagagagagagagagagagaggaggggggtatAAAGATGGTGTACAAGGCCACGCTGGTGACATTGTATTGCCATCTTAGAAATGGCGGCAGAACCACGTTATTTAAACAAAGGGGAGGTCGAGAACCGAGAGCCAATGTGACCTAAGTCGTGGCTCTACTCGGCGATGGGTAACAACATGGTTCGATCACGCTATCTGGCCCCCAGAATGTATATAGGTATgattgtttgtatgtatgtctgaatgtgtgtgtggaagcgggttaggagagggagagaaacgagagtgagagagaagaagcaTGCAACAGATAATAAGAGATCTTAATCACCACTAGGGGTGCAACGACTAATCGACAGAGTCGCCAAAAATTGATGACAAAAATAGTTGCGACAAATTTAATCGTCGATGGTTCGCAGCTGAACTAAACGTTGATTTActggaggtgctgatggaagaagctgaggagtgagccatctcgctaccttcctatctctgaaagtTGCGCATGTGCAATAGCGACAAAACATAGACCAATGGAGACCCATTGCAAAACCATTGAGTACCAGAAAGTCAAAAGTATGGTAGAACTTCACCCTTAACATACCCCGTGAAAAAACTACCTGCAATATTTACAAGGCGGACCTGCTTTCCATGGAGGCAGGACACGCGCATTTGAAGAGGAGGCACATTTGACATCGTAACGTAGGCGATGCAGACTCACCTCGGTAagatagcctgttagctagcttgctaTATAAACTTATACACCTGTgcgcaggattctagaatccataacaaaaatatgtttttaacttttttttaacaatatgcGGGGATTCTACCACGCGGTGAACAGGCGGGCGAACTGAGGTCTGTCGTTTATGACTTCGGGTGTTTCCCGAAGGAATTCGGGCACCTTCTTATCAAGATGCTGAAAACTCCAGCTTAGGCTTCTGGAGTTACATGTAGGCCCCTCCATTGTTCTCTTTACCTGGCTTTAGATCCCAACATCACCAATTCAAATTGACTTCCTCCCTCGAAGAGGGTGAGGAAAActaccagaaaaaaaaacaatttaacagtaaaaataaagaagaaacctcACAAATGATTGATCGAGGACAATGGTTAgatttttgtcttatttttacTTCGCAGGCTTTACAAGACCATGACCATATCTGGGGTATCATCAGCAAAACAGTCGTCAACCAAGATGGACACTCAGTCACTCCGATGACCAAACCCTCCATGACGcaacaagaggagctgctgagaaGAATCTACTCGGACTCCGACCTTGTAAATGTTCAGTACATAGAGGCACATGGGACTGGAACTCCGGTTGGAGACCGAACGGAGGCAGGAAGCATCTCTAACGCCATCGCTAAGGCCAAACCTCCCGGATCAGAGAGGCTGTGGATTGGCTCGGTGAAGAGCAACATCGGACATACAGAATCTGCAGCCGGAGTGGCCGGACTCATTAAGATTCTTCTTATGATGAAACACAAGACCATTGTTCCCTCCGTCTTCTACTCTGAAGAAACTGACAGTGTTGATGCCAAAGCCCTGAACCTTAAAGTTCCTCAGAAGACAGAAAGATGGCAACCGTCTGGTGCACGAATTGCAGGGGTGAACAACTTTGGCTTTGGGGGTACAAATGCACATGCTGTTGTCAAACAGTACAAACAGTCACCAATCAGACAAGAGCATGATGAGACACACCCAAAGTACTTTGTCATGTCAGCTAATTcaataaaatctctctctctcatgatgGAAGACACTGTTAAACAGCTAGAGGCCGATAGTAAAGTTGATCTAGATTCTCTCTTGTACACGTCAGCTTGCAGAAGGAGCCATCTCAAACATAGATACAGAAAGGCCATCATGGTATCATCTGTGGTCGATCTTAAAGATAAGTTGAGCACTGCTGCTGGCAAAACTATCACCCAAGCCTACTCTGATCCAAAGTTAGTGTTTGTCTTCTGTGGAAATGGCGTCACTTACCATGGCATGTGCAAGCAACTCCTGAAACAAGAACCTGTCTTCAGAAGTAAAATCAaagagattacagaactgttcAAAAGGCTGAGTGGGCTGAACATCCTGGACGTGCTTGACAGTGAGTTTGAGAGTAGTGACTTCAAAAACCCAGAGGTTGTCCAACCATTGCTCTTTTCCATCCAGGTTGGCATCACCACCCTACTCAGACATTGGGGTGTCAAGCCAGATGCGATACTTGGACACTCTGTTGGTGAGGTAGCATCCGCCCACTGCTCTGGCCTCTTGTCTCTTGAGGATGCGATAAAAGTCATCTATTTCCGGAGCAAGCTGCAGAGCAAAGTCACTGGTGGAATGATGCTTGTGATCAGCAACATGGCTGTATCAGAGGTAACTGCTCTTCTCCCTTCTTACTCTGGTAGAGTTTGTCTCGCTGCTTTCAACAGTCCACAGTCCTGCACCCTCTCAGGGGATGCAGATGCAATTAAGAGCTTCCATGCGGAGCTAAGTGCCTCAGCCAATGGTCAGAACCTGTTCCTGCATCTGCTGAATGTCCCTGCTGCTTACCACAGCCATATGATGGATCCAATTCTGAAAGAAATCAAGGACACAATTGGTCTCTTACAGGTGAACAATCTTGACACAGAGTTGTTCTCAACAGTGACAGGCAAGGAGGTCCAGCAGGGAGATTTCTGCACAGGTGAATACTGGGCTCGGAACATTCGTGAGCCAGTGGCCTTCGAGCAGGCAGTGCGGTTGGCAGCGAAAGGAAAGACGAACACAGTCTTTGTAGAGATAGCGCCAAGAAGGGCACTGCAGCGAAACATCATTGAATCTCTGACTAGTGACACAACTGTTCTTCCCTCTGTGCAGCCAG
This region includes:
- the LOC128425926 gene encoding phenolphthiocerol/phthiocerol polyketide synthase subunit C — protein: MEEAEDAIAVVGIGCNFPGGEGLENFWKVLVDGRNCSVPIPKRRFDLSTWYDPDENKAGKSRTAKAALIDGFNDFDHKFFGISDSEVEQMDPQQKQLLQCVYRALENAGIPMEEASGTKTGVFLGLMNRDYETVSARVHPSVINHWTGTGLAMSIAANRVSYIFNFTGPSLAIDSACSSSLVALHLACQSIKQGDCDMALCGGVSCIFEPRLFVALSKAKMISPEGTSRPFSSTADGYGRGEGCGVVLLKPLKKALQDHDHIWGIISKTAVNQDGHSVTPITKPSMTQQEELLRGIYSESDIVNVQYIEAHGTGTPVGDPTEAGSISNVIAKAKPPGSERLWIGSVKSNIGHTESAAGVAGLIKILLMMKHETIVPSVFYSEQTDSVDAKALNLKVPQKAEKWEPSGARIAGVNNFGFGGTNAHAVVKQYKQSPIRQEHVETQPKYFVMSANSIKSLSLMMEDTVKQLEADSKVDLDSLLYTSACRRSHLKHRYRKAIMVSSVVDLKDKLSASAGKTITQAYSDTKLVFVFCGNGVTYHGMCKQLLKQEPVFRSKIKEITELFKRLSGLNILDVLDSEFESSDFKNPEVVQPLLFAIQVGITTLLRHWGVKPDAILGHSVGEVAAAHCSGLLSLEDAIKVIYFRSKLQSKVTGGMMLVISNMAVSEVTALLPSYSGRVCLAAFNSPQSCTLSGDADAIKSFHAELSASANGQNLFLRLLNVPAAYHSHMMDPILKEIKETIGLLQVNNLDTELLSTVTGKEVQQGDFCTGEYWARNIREPVAFEQAVRLAATGKKNTVFVEIAPRSALQRNIIESLTSDTAVLPSVQPGKDHETIMSVVSKLFELGVQVDWNTFYKGYETMPLPFPRYTFDLSDRDVMISAAQTNTPSNHPVISQTGSESNIFSCDLKSDSSFYLKEHKHNNIPIIPGAFYAELGLAAVMAIAKPKVPLNSLQLSVNFHSPCVLTQNSPDIKVKLEQTEIETSFTVFSPSAVYASGTVVSKRERLIEEQSLSLSALSQRCKSVVSFQELYGYLSQGGFQYGDVFKNEGNVHYGEDLKEAFAVVKVPEELRSQLYDYCIHPVVLDFFMQLLPVTVEQSFAGRPGFPAKIGSLTVFEPLQEEMIVYLRAVDVGSDYFDVCGCFTDREGRVLVEAKQVTIKYLGSQSHVVEDYFYHNSFSVIPDIIPSAPPPKALVFCDDMGISKGLQSHLDPKSQYISVTHAKDILSNGFSSLFAKFKIKNKKERFDEVLFLWGQEDLTSQTADVALQKVVSCCEIFRQIILELKRLHFPASIRAVTYRSSDVTVDHVNPGFAIVGMTRSFAAEIPELSFQLIDIDTVSAKGIATLSEVIRSYPCSKNPELVVKDGRIMKPSIVHTPPEVVDSSGSSFTSTMSEHFILQTADAHEITQVSAIHFDEGDLPISDTSVEIRPSTICVHSSDFFPVSATHLKFGQTLYWDKHSSQSHKLLALDFNGTVTAVGKDVRKLKVGDHVASCYPVVAASKVQVPEHVCYSTKRFPFLQKTPCVSYYVLAWEILQRALPRAKHHLGIISPVPDSALTKVLALTSSQSGWNVIIGTQCNGSFVDVKQIDAFVILPPLDKSLIDKICSFPRVKHVVIICESETQCLLARNMFHGVKESVHVQTILIPAILQRGSLSAQRPHIYHWLKSLKLSRKFPVENFTFQNVKSDSVDTFHPQEPESYFRSKKLAVVALQKDEGSVLSEIPVLSTKKLLFQKGGLYIVTGGLTGLGFETVKFISQRGAGYVVILSRSKPTPDLQTDIHNIENQCGNCITSMECDVSVSEHVHRVVSAIGQKFPGCPVRGVFHSAVVLHDGLIETLDRSLYEKVLKPKVKGVLNLHHATLKCQLHYFVCYSSISAFLGNASQTNYAAANTFLDMFCHYRRNLGLPGQSINWGALNLGLLLNKDHFQQFLEAKGMMVMDVAEIHRSLEQCLVLDKPQQVICRFHFRNLRFNILSQNASMTMRLSAIVEEALQKSKETDIQATQAESISPKEFAISLLTQTIGVDPSELKDDSLLSSLGVDSMQAMTLQNLIFQAKGVNIPLVNLLDPNATVSTVVALLSEGTESENVSVGAVTKNSTNEMEDLSTRL